In a single window of the Nicotiana tomentosiformis chromosome 10, ASM39032v3, whole genome shotgun sequence genome:
- the LOC104110979 gene encoding AAA-ATPase At3g28580-like, with protein MMMQDVWTQLGPTIAAIMFTWTMYQNYFPHELRGHIRRYTDKIVSYFYPYMHIIFHEYDTDGWFERSKAYVAIERYLSKNSCTQAKRLKANVVKDGQSLVLTMDDHEEITDEYKGEKVWWISSQQLANKQTISLWKEDDKRYFKLKFHRKNRELITNSYLKYVLDEGKAIAVRERQRKLYTNNKGESGGYRYRGWRIWSQVVFEHPSTFDTLAMDPNKKQEIMDDLQTFSKSKDYYAKIGKAWKRGYLLYGPPGTGKSSMIAAMANFLEYDIYDLELTAVKDNTELRRLLIDTTSKSIIVIEDIDCSLDLTGQREEKKKKKDEEDKEKDEKDAIVEKMKKGEAKEKSEVTLSGLLNFIDGLWSAIGGERLIVFTTNYVEKLDPALIRRGRMDKHIVLSYCCFESFKVLARNYLDVESHDHFPEIRRLLGETNMTPADIAENLMPKSSKENADTCLKRLINALEIAKEEAKLKAKEEEEEERAKAKKEKEEKEEKKKELAADAEEAKDTDGVNKNEKSESNGTKKNGDVSKD; from the exons ATGATGATGCAAGATGTTTGGACTCAGTTGGGTCCAACCATTGCAGCAATCATGTTCACTTGGACTATGTACCAGAACTATTTTCCTCACGAACTTCGTGGTCATATTAGGAGGTATACCGATAAAATAGTGAGCTATTTCTACCCTTATATGCACATTATTTTTCATGAGTATGATACTGATGGCTGGTTCGAGCGGAGCAAAGCTTATGTTGCAATCGAAAGATACCTGAGTAAGAACTCCTGCACACAAGCTAAGCGTCTCAAAGCCAACGTAGTGAAAGATGGTCAATCTCTTGTCCTAACAATGGATGATCACGAGGAGATAACCGATGAATATAAAGGCGAGAAAGTTTGGTGGATTTCGAGCCAACAATTAGCCAACAAACAGACAATTTCTTTGTGGAAGGAGGATGACAAGAGGTATTTCAAGCTCAAATTTCACAGAAAGAATCGCGAGCTTATCACAAATTCATACTTGAAATATGTGTTGGACGAAGGGAAGGCGATTGCTGTTAGAGAAAGGCAGAGGAAGTTGTACACAAACAATAAGGGGGAGTCAGGTGGTTATAGATATAGGGGTTGGAGGATATGGAGCCAAGTAGTGTTTGAGCATCCATCAACTTTTGATACTTTGGCTATGGATCCAAACAAGAAACAAGAGATTATGGATGATCTCCAAACATTTAGCAAATCAAAAGATTATTATGCCAAGATTGGCAAGGCGTGGAAGCGTGGTTATCTTCTTTATGGTCCTCCGGGGACAG GTAAGTCTAGCATGATTGCTGCTATGGCTAATTTCTTGGAATATGATATCTATGATCTTGAACTGACAGCGGTTAAGGACAATACCGAGTTAAGAAGGTTATTGATAGACACTACAAGTAAGTCTATTATTGTAATAGAAGACATTGATTGTTCCCTTGACCTTACCGGTCAaagggaggagaagaagaagaagaaagacgaGGAAGATAAAGAAAAAGATGAGAAAGATGCCATTGTGGAAAAGATGAAAAAAGGAGAGGCGAAAGAGAAAAGTGAGGTAACTTTATCTGGGCTTTTGAACTTCATTGATGGTTTATGGTCAGCTATTGGTGGTGAAAGGCTTATTGTTTTCACTACTAACTATGTGGAAAAGCTTGATCCTGCTCTAATTCGGAGGGGTAGAATGGATAAACATATTGTGTTATCTTACTGTTGCTTTGAGTCGTTCAAGGTGCTTGCACGTAATTATCTAGACGTCGAATCCCATGATCATTTTCCTGAGATTCGTCGTTTGTTGGGGGAAACTAATATGACTCCTGCTGATATTGCTGAGAATTTGATGCCTAAGTCTTCAAAGGAAAATGCAGACACTTGCTTGAAGAGATTGATTAATGCTCTTGAAATTGCAAAGGAGGAAGCAAAATTGAAGgccaaggaagaagaagaagaagagagagctAAGGCTAAGAAGGAGAAGGAAGAGAAAgaggagaaaaagaaagaattaGCAGCTGATGCTGAAGAAGCCAAGGATACTGATGGTGTAAACAAGAATGAGAAGTCAGAGAGTAATGGTACTAAGAAAAATGGTGATGTTAGCAAAGATTGA